A single window of Doryrhamphus excisus isolate RoL2022-K1 chromosome 5, RoL_Dexc_1.0, whole genome shotgun sequence DNA harbors:
- the LOC131129730 gene encoding uncharacterized protein LOC131129730 has translation MSRNDGLALIRSLNNTQMDIFYKIRQWCLDKVGGRKPEPLHLFITGGAGTGKSHLIKAIQYEATRLLSTMCRQPDNISVCLAAPTGIAAYNLNATTIHSTLSIGKDTRLPYTPLGEETVNSLRAKFADLQILIIDEISIVDHKLLTYIHGGRLRQIKQTGDYAAFVNVSIIAVGDFYQLPPVKGKPLYVKDATFNLWTKLFRVVELTTIVRQKDNQFAALLNRLRKHPKGAALLETDIELLKQRETGEVSSALHVFPTNQQVNEYNLKSAFQDLYTIIKAQDYSQNKKSGKLERKVGHHSKVYNTCLEETLDIAKDARVMLCKHIDIEDGLVNRVCGTVSDILFQQDDTFHSRIYVKFDDAQVGKQRHAQTTNESVTLKDSTFILPKEEKVTKSGGMRHQFPLKLAWACTVHKVQGVTVSNAVVCLDRVFSAGQAYVALSRVTGLTGLIIQDFDAAKIYCNNAIKDAVGRMSPFLSKNVPPQHVQPQFTIYLMNVQNLTKHASDLAACTQHLQPNCIAVTETWLPTACTPSSVTIPGYHFHSQPRCLSYSSSNPALVELQGQQHGGVGMYIADHLHCSVVSAPNFNLEVLLVNCSAPSVLIAVVYRPPSYPMALFQGHLGTLLDWLHQKYTSVVVLGDFNENLLKSSTISTWLGKGSASQSNIQPQKRVH, from the coding sequence ATGAGTCGAAATGATGGCTTGGCATTAATCCGCTCCCTAAATAATactcaaatggacattttttacaaaattagacagtggtgccttgataaagtaggtgggagaaaacccgagccattacatttattcatcacaggtggtgccgggacaggaaaaagccacctaattaaagccatccaatatgaggctaccaggttgttgtcaacaatgtgtcGGCAACCGGACAATATTTCTGTCTGTCTAGCTGCACCAACAGGGATTGCTGCTTACAATTTGAATGCCACAACCATCCACAGCACCTTGAGCATTGGCAAGGATACCCGTTTGCCTTACACACCACTAGGTGAGGAAACTGTGAATTCCTTGCGTGCCAAGTTCGCGGACCTCCAAATTTTGATAATCGATGAAATATCAATTGttgatcacaagttgttgacaTACATTCATGGTGGTAGGTTGCGACAAATTAAGCAAACCGGTGACTATGCTGCATTTGTCAACGTCAGCATCATCGCCGTCGGTGATTTCTACCAGTTACCGCCAGTCAAAGGAAAGCCTCTCTATGTCAAAGACGCCACTTTCAACTTGTGGACAAAGCTTTTCCGTGTGGTCGAACTGACAACGATAGTCCGTCAAAAAGATAATCAATTTGCAGCATTGCTAAATAGACTCCGCAAACATCCGAAAGGCGCGGCGTTGTTGGAAACAGACATAGAACTTCTGAAACAGCGCGAAACGGGTGAGGTCAGCTCCGCGTTACATGTGTTTCCAACCAATCAACAAGTAAACGAGTACAACCTAAAATCAGCTTTTCAGGATCTGTACACAATAATAAAAGCTCAGGATtacagccaaaacaaaaaatccggtaaattagaaagaaaagtagggcaccacagcaaagtttACAACACGTGTTTAGAGGAAACTCTGGACATCGCTAAAGATGCTCGTGTAATGCTTTGCAAACACATTGATATTGAGGACGGCTTAGTTAACAGGGTTTGTGGCACCGTCTCTGACATTCTTTTCCAGCAGGATGACACATTTCACAGTAGGATCTATGTAAAATTTGATGATGCCCAAGTAGGTAAACAAAGGCACGCACAAACTACTAATGAGTCCGTCACGCTAAaagacagtacatttattctgccaaaggaagaaaaggtaactaaaagtggtggcatgcgtcaccagttccctctgaagctcgcttgggcttgcacggtgcataaagtccagggtgttaccgtGAGCAATGCAGTTGTGTGTCTGGACAGGGTGTTCTCCGCAGGGCAGGCATATGTAGCCTTGAGTCGGGTCACAGGTTTAACTGGTTTGATTATTCAGGACTTTGATGCagcaaaaatatactgtaataatgcCATTAAGGATGCTGTAGGAAGGATGTCACCATTTTtgagcaaaaatgtaccaccACAACATGTGCAACCACAATTCACgatttatttgatgaatgtccaaaatttgacaaaacatgcgtcagatttggcagcatgtacacagcacctgcagcctaactgcatcgctgtgacagaaacgtggctgccaacggcatgtacacccagcagtgtaaccattcctgggtatcatttccatagccaaccacgatgtttgtcttactccagcagtaaccctgctttggtagaattacaagggcaacagcatgGCGGAGTTGGCATGTACATTGCAGACCACCTGCACTGTAGTGTTGTCTCCGCCCCAAACTTCAACTTGGAAGTTTTACTGGTGAACTGCTCCGCACCCAGTGTGTTAATAGCAGTTGTGTATCGACCACCCTCCTATCCAATGGCGTTGTTTCAAGGTCACCTTGGCACGCTGCTGGATTGGTTGCACCAGAAGTACACCAGCGTTGTCGTACTGggagattttaatgaaaatttgttaaaatcttccactatcagcacatggctaggaaagggttctgccagtcagtcaaacatccaaccacagaaaagggtacactaa
- the LOC131129731 gene encoding uncharacterized protein LOC131129731: MCSASKYRSDSLHQDRVKMCSASKYRSDSLHRARVIMQGVKKYKMDTRHRASVKLASMKKYHSNLERKMRVIADVKARRHAAKLREEEFDVVVENFLEKVKNGPQFVCCVCHRLMFKHQVLQCHREHYSKSASASLVNTCINEDYLHKCSAECTVPCLLLESGRGQLWVCYTCHYKISKGEFPPECVANNLGVDPIPPELACLNSLEQHLIALNIPFMKMLALPKGGQNGVHGPVTCVPANVVETTNLLPRSNMEGSMLRVKLKRKLTYKGHYEYHFVDSMHIREALRYLKESNVHYEDIEYNEEWVNDFCREPDASQVEDSVPAVDVTPPLDTEDELLHDRQQHCMFQDTCLMPVDIGQEALDQYYDNILNVAPAEGNNPVRLLSDHSNEARCFPVLFPHGRFTFHDTRQYRLTASRYFNNRIMHADKRFGQNVEYIFYAQYLCELVQVVSSISIALRKGIAGLVAKMAKDLLTNDESLKTLLECDQGYRFLKPIRGTPAFWQSTQRDILACVRQLGVPTWFCSFSSADLRWKNLLDCILREEEHKRLHIWSGLTGVICCDGIL, encoded by the coding sequence atgtgtagtgcgagtaagtatagaagtgacagcttgcatcaggacagggtcaagatgtgtagtgcgagtaagtatagaagtgacagcttgcatcgggcCAGGGTCATTATGCAGGgcgtcaaaaaatataaaatggataCAAGGCACCGGGCCAGTGTCAAACTAGCCAGTATGAAGAAATATCACAGTAATTTAGAACGCAAAATGCGTGTCATTGCAGATGTGAAGGCACGAAGGCATGCTGCAAAGTTGCGAGAGgaagaatttgatgttgttgttgagaattttttagagaaagtgaagaatgggccccagtttgtctgctgtgtgtgccataggttgatgtttaaacatcaggtcctgcagtgtcacagagagcattacagcaaaagtgcaagtgcttctcttgtgaacacgtgcattaatgaggattatttgcacaaatgtagTGCAGAGTGCACGGTGCCTTGTTTGTTGTTGGAGTCTGGTAGAGGGCAGCTGTGGGTTTGCTACACTTGCCATTACAAGATTAGCAAAGGGGAATTCCCACCTGAATGTGTGGCAAATAATTTGGGGGTGGACCCGATTCCTCCTGAGCTGGCTTGCTTAAACAGCTTAGAGCAACACttaattgcactaaatatcCCCTTCATGAAAATGCTTGCATTGCCTAAAGGGgggcaaaatggtgtccatGGGCCTGTGACTTGTGTTCCGGCCAATGTTGTAGAAACGACAAATTTGTTGCCACGGTCCAATATGGAAGGCTCTATGCTCCGTGTCAAACTCAAAAGGAAGCTGACTTACAAAGGACACTACGAGTACCATTTTGTTGACAGCATGCACATTCGTGAAGCCTTGAGGTATCTGAAAGAGTCTAAtgtgcattatgaagatatagagtacaacgaggagtgggtcaatgacttttgtagggaacctgatgcctctcaggtggaggacagtgttcctgcagtagatgtcacaccgcctctagatacagaagatgagctTCTCCATGATAGACAGCAACACTGCATGTTTCAGGACACATGTTTAATGCCAGTTGACATTGGTCAGGAAGCGCTAGATCAGTATTACgacaatatattgaatgtgGCTCCGGCAGAAGGCAATAATCCTGTGAGGTTGCTTTCTGACCATTCGAATGAAGCTAGATGTTTCCCAGTGTTGTTTCCACATGGTCGTTTCACGTTTCATGACACTCGACAATATAGGCTGACAGCGTCTCGATATTTCAATAATCGTATCATGCATGCTGATAAGCGGTTTGGGCAGAATGTGGAATACATATTCTATGCTCAGTACTTGTGTGAACTTGTGCAGGTGGTGTCGAGCATTTCCATTGCTTTACGCAAAGGAATTGCTGGTTTGgtggcaaaaatggccaaggatttgttgaccaacgatgagtcgttaaagacattgttggaatgtgaccagggctatcgttttctgaagcccatcagaggcactccagccttttggcagagtacgcagcgcgatattttggcttgtgtgcgtcagcttggtgttcccacgtggttttgTTCTTTTTCATCTGCTGATTTACGGTGGAAAAACTTGTTGGACTGCATTTTGAGAGAAGAAGAACACAAACGGCTGCACATTTGGAGTGGGCTGACAGGTGTGATATGTTGCGACGGAATCCTGTGA